The following proteins are co-located in the Labrys monachus genome:
- a CDS encoding aldo/keto reductase yields MRYKTLGGTGLLVSEICLGTMTFGGKGFWTAIGSLDQGVADDIVARALDAGVNFIDTADVYSEGLSEEITGRAIANSGRGRADIVLATKVYGPTGAGPNDRGASRGHIMAGVKASLKRLGTDYIDLYQIHGFDPLTPIEETVQALDDLVRQGHVRYVGVSNWSAWTIMKALGIADSKGWTRPVTLQAYYTIAGRDLEREIAPLLLAEKLGLMVWSPLAGGLLSGKYSRDGEGPDGARRASFDFPPVNRARAFDCVDAMREIADAHGVSVARIALAYVLAKPFVMSVIIGAKTTEQLDDNLAAIRVDLTAEEMERLDSVSALPSEYPGWMLERQGAGRVPAPAKKADA; encoded by the coding sequence ATGCGCTACAAGACACTCGGCGGCACGGGGCTTCTCGTCTCGGAGATCTGCCTGGGCACCATGACCTTCGGCGGCAAGGGCTTCTGGACCGCCATCGGCAGCCTCGACCAGGGGGTGGCCGACGACATCGTCGCCCGGGCGCTCGACGCCGGCGTCAACTTCATCGACACCGCCGACGTCTATTCGGAAGGGCTGTCGGAGGAGATCACCGGGCGTGCCATCGCCAATTCGGGACGCGGGCGCGCCGACATCGTCCTGGCGACCAAGGTCTACGGCCCGACCGGCGCCGGCCCCAACGACCGGGGCGCCTCGCGCGGGCACATCATGGCAGGCGTGAAGGCGAGCCTGAAGCGGCTGGGAACCGACTATATCGACCTCTACCAGATCCATGGCTTCGATCCGCTGACCCCGATCGAGGAAACGGTGCAGGCGCTGGACGATCTCGTGCGCCAGGGACATGTGCGCTATGTCGGCGTGTCCAACTGGTCCGCCTGGACGATCATGAAGGCGCTCGGCATCGCCGACAGCAAAGGCTGGACGCGTCCCGTCACGCTCCAAGCCTATTATACGATCGCGGGCCGCGACCTGGAACGCGAGATCGCGCCCCTGCTCCTGGCTGAAAAGCTCGGCCTGATGGTCTGGAGCCCGCTCGCCGGCGGGCTGCTCTCCGGCAAATACAGCCGCGACGGCGAGGGCCCGGACGGCGCCCGCCGTGCCTCGTTCGACTTCCCGCCGGTGAATCGCGCGCGGGCCTTCGACTGCGTCGATGCCATGCGGGAGATCGCGGACGCTCACGGCGTTTCGGTCGCCCGCATCGCCCTCGCCTATGTGCTCGCCAAGCCCTTCGTCATGTCGGTGATCATCGGGGCCAAGACGACGGAGCAGCTCGACGACAATCTGGCGGCGATCCGCGTCGACCTCACGGCGGAGGAAATGGAGCGCCTCGACAGCGTCAGCGCGCTGCCGTCCGAATATCCCGGCTGGATGCTCGAACGCCAGGGCGCCGGGCGCGTGCCCGCCCCCGCCAAGAAGGCCGACGCGTGA